In the Populus trichocarpa isolate Nisqually-1 chromosome 1, P.trichocarpa_v4.1, whole genome shotgun sequence genome, one interval contains:
- the LOC7492014 gene encoding uncharacterized protein LOC7492014 gives MGRGRYVSGLTLLFPEGTHKENCGCHKVQEENRKNKEPSTSTRSLLPKMIREEDTGSSFQMPLHYPKYTKEDYEDMPESKIDLLLASYGLSTHGNLNYKRKFVMQAFLWPDSSTKGKPSS, from the coding sequence ATGGGGCGCGGGCGCTACGTCTCTGGTCTTACTCTTCTTTTTCCTGAAGGAACCCACAAGGAAAACTGTGGCTGCCACAAAGTGCAAGAGgagaatagaaaaaacaaggaaCCCAGTACCAGTACTCGTAGTTTGCTCCCAAAGATGATTAGAGAAGAGGACACCGGTAGCAGCTTTCAGATGCCACTCCACTACCCAAAATACACCAAGGAGGATTATGAAGACATGCCTGAATCGAAGATTGACCTTCTCCTGGCTTCCTATGGCTTATCTACTCATGGTAACTTGAACTACAAGAGAAAGTTTGTAATGCAAGCCTTTCTGTGGCCTGATTCTTCCACCAAAGGAAAACCAAGTTCTTGA
- the LOC7461673 gene encoding uncharacterized protein LOC7461673 isoform X2: MTEEDEWVHVALNDDTLVVELLLKLNQPEQQPPPPPVRRRRRRRFAADLAKEGAVLALSVDWSVRQRRSSSKQVMMTRSKKGSDSSSTRASPTTPLSFSGGTSVSGGGAGDGFDEATTSACLPAKLIATSRSKVAVTSGTPTIKRSRKKKFDLLSQHRPEIFTASVKSEDVISMKPQETKVACDSTYSVLPHNVSFQLQEDEGRKPSFTLPDLNLPVDGDSGSGILG; the protein is encoded by the exons ATGACTGAAGAAGACGAGTGGGTTCATGTAGCTTTGAACGATGACACTTTAGTGGTGGAGCTCCTTTTAAAGCTAAACCAACCAGAacaacaaccaccaccaccgccaGTAAGGCGGCGGCGACGTCGTCGTTTTGCGGCGGATTTGGCGAAGGAAGGAGCGGTGCTGGCTTTGAGTGTGGACTGGAGCGTGAGACAACGACGCTCTTCGTCTAAGCAAGTAATGATGACGAGGAGCAAAAAAGGTTCTGATTCGTCGTCTACTCGTGCGAGTCCTACCACTCCGCTTTCATTTAGCGGTGGCACCTCCGTCAGCGGTGGTGGTGCTGGCGACGGTTTTGATGAAGCTACTACTAGCGCTTGCCTTCCCGCTAAGTTGATTGCCACCTCGAGATCTAAG GTTGCTGTTACAAGTGGAACACCAACCATCAAGAGGTCAAGAAAGAAGAAG TTTGATTTGCTATCACAGCATAGACCAGAGATATTCACAGCTTCTGTTAAATCAGAAGATGTTATTTCAATGAAGCCTCAGGAAACAAAAGTAGCCTGTGATTCCACATATTCAGTGTTGCCACACAATGTTTCTTTCCAGTTACAGGAGGATGAAGGCAGGAAGCCTTCCTTTACGCTACCAGACCTAAATCTACCTGTTGATGGTGATTCAGGCTCTGGCATTTTGGGCTGA
- the LOC7461673 gene encoding uncharacterized protein LOC7461673 isoform X1 has product MTEEDEWVHVALNDDTLVVELLLKLNQPEQQPPPPPVRRRRRRRFAADLAKEGAVLALSVDWSVRQRRSSSKQVMMTRSKKGSDSSSTRASPTTPLSFSGGTSVSGGGAGDGFDEATTSACLPAKLIATSRSKVAVTSGTPTIKRSRKKKKLVELREEEILLLKEKRHLKNKLETMRVSLEKERARNESLKRTKFDLLSQHRPEIFTASVKSEDVISMKPQETKVACDSTYSVLPHNVSFQLQEDEGRKPSFTLPDLNLPVDGDSGSGILG; this is encoded by the exons ATGACTGAAGAAGACGAGTGGGTTCATGTAGCTTTGAACGATGACACTTTAGTGGTGGAGCTCCTTTTAAAGCTAAACCAACCAGAacaacaaccaccaccaccgccaGTAAGGCGGCGGCGACGTCGTCGTTTTGCGGCGGATTTGGCGAAGGAAGGAGCGGTGCTGGCTTTGAGTGTGGACTGGAGCGTGAGACAACGACGCTCTTCGTCTAAGCAAGTAATGATGACGAGGAGCAAAAAAGGTTCTGATTCGTCGTCTACTCGTGCGAGTCCTACCACTCCGCTTTCATTTAGCGGTGGCACCTCCGTCAGCGGTGGTGGTGCTGGCGACGGTTTTGATGAAGCTACTACTAGCGCTTGCCTTCCCGCTAAGTTGATTGCCACCTCGAGATCTAAG GTTGCTGTTACAAGTGGAACACCAACCATCAAGAGGTCAAGAAAGAAGAAG AAGTTAGTTGAGCTTAGAGAGGAGGAGATTTTGCTACTGAAGGAAAAAAGACATTTGAAAAAT AAATTGGAAACTATGCGTGTGAgtttagagaaagagagagccaGAAATGAAAGTTTGAAGAGAACGAAG TTTGATTTGCTATCACAGCATAGACCAGAGATATTCACAGCTTCTGTTAAATCAGAAGATGTTATTTCAATGAAGCCTCAGGAAACAAAAGTAGCCTGTGATTCCACATATTCAGTGTTGCCACACAATGTTTCTTTCCAGTTACAGGAGGATGAAGGCAGGAAGCCTTCCTTTACGCTACCAGACCTAAATCTACCTGTTGATGGTGATTCAGGCTCTGGCATTTTGGGCTGA